One window of the Candidatus Microbacterium colombiense genome contains the following:
- a CDS encoding LLM class flavin-dependent oxidoreductase, with the protein MGIEFGLDTFGDITRDAEGELLSGAQTIRNVVEQGVLADSVGVDFFGIGEHHRTEFAVSSPEMVLAAIAARTTQIHLGTAVTVLSSDDPVRVFERFSTLDAISGGRAEVVLGRGSFIESFPLFGYDLRDYDALFEQKLELFVELLKEEPVTWSGTMRASLENANVFPKTENGLRTWVGVGGSPESVVRVARHGLGLMLAIIGGSAARFRPFVDLYHRSVSSFGTTSHPVSVHSPGHIADTDEEAWDAAYSGFEAMNNTIGRERGWPAYSRARFQNDIGPEGAIYAGSPDRVAAKIADTITTLGLGRFDLKYATGTLSHEAMMRSIELYGTEVIPRVRALLDAKS; encoded by the coding sequence ATGGGCATCGAATTCGGACTGGACACTTTCGGCGACATCACGCGCGATGCAGAGGGGGAACTCCTCAGCGGGGCGCAGACGATCCGAAACGTCGTCGAGCAGGGAGTGCTCGCCGATTCGGTGGGCGTGGACTTCTTCGGCATCGGAGAGCACCACCGCACGGAGTTCGCCGTGTCGTCGCCGGAGATGGTGCTCGCAGCCATCGCCGCGCGCACGACGCAGATCCATCTGGGCACCGCGGTGACCGTGCTGTCGTCCGACGATCCGGTCCGCGTGTTCGAGCGGTTCTCCACACTCGACGCGATCTCCGGAGGGCGAGCCGAGGTCGTCCTCGGGCGGGGTTCCTTCATCGAGTCCTTCCCTCTCTTCGGGTACGACCTCAGGGACTACGACGCGCTCTTCGAGCAGAAGCTCGAGCTTTTCGTCGAGCTTCTCAAGGAGGAGCCCGTCACCTGGTCGGGAACGATGCGCGCGTCGCTGGAGAATGCGAACGTGTTCCCGAAGACTGAGAACGGCCTGCGCACCTGGGTCGGCGTCGGCGGAAGTCCGGAGTCGGTCGTGCGCGTCGCACGCCACGGTCTGGGGCTGATGCTCGCCATCATCGGAGGATCCGCCGCACGGTTCCGTCCCTTCGTCGACCTGTATCACCGCTCCGTGTCGTCGTTCGGCACGACCTCGCATCCCGTATCCGTGCATTCGCCGGGGCACATCGCCGATACCGATGAGGAAGCGTGGGACGCCGCCTATTCGGGGTTCGAGGCGATGAACAACACCATCGGTCGGGAGCGCGGGTGGCCGGCGTACAGCCGTGCGCGCTTCCAGAACGACATCGGCCCGGAAGGCGCGATCTACGCGGGATCTCCCGATCGTGTCGCCGCCAAGATCGCTGACACGATCACCACGCTCGGTCTCGGACGATTCGACCTCAAGTACGCGACGGGCACGCTGTCGCATGAAGCGATGATGCGCAGCATCGAGCTCTACGGCACCGAGGTGATCCCGCGGGTTCGTGCCCTGCTCGACGCCAAGTCCTGA
- a CDS encoding SGNH/GDSL hydrolase family protein, with protein sequence MRFVAIGDSFTEGVGDLLPDGRERGWADLAAQGWADAAGHPIQYANLAIRGKLAWPIIEQQLEPALALRPTHLSFNGGGNDMLRPRADLEHIADAFSRVLRRCDQEGVTLILLSGANPSGQLPMGSLVQRRGDLLSEAVLRRVQDRPDVVRALNWPDTELSRSEYWSQDRLHMNSAGHHRVAARVVHALGYEPPETWWSPSGEYELGPSGLAYYREFVGPWVKRRVTRTSSGDGRAAKYPTWVERTPA encoded by the coding sequence GTGCGCTTCGTGGCCATCGGTGATTCCTTCACGGAAGGCGTCGGCGATCTGCTCCCTGACGGACGTGAACGCGGCTGGGCGGACCTCGCGGCACAGGGCTGGGCGGATGCCGCAGGGCACCCCATCCAGTACGCCAATCTCGCGATCCGCGGGAAGCTCGCCTGGCCGATCATCGAGCAGCAGCTCGAGCCCGCTCTGGCACTGCGGCCGACCCATCTCTCCTTCAACGGTGGCGGCAACGACATGCTCCGTCCGCGGGCGGATCTCGAGCACATCGCCGATGCCTTCAGCCGCGTGCTGCGTCGCTGCGATCAGGAGGGTGTCACCCTGATCCTGCTCTCGGGAGCGAACCCGAGCGGCCAACTGCCCATGGGGTCGCTCGTGCAGCGGCGAGGAGATCTCCTGTCCGAAGCGGTTCTGCGCCGCGTGCAGGACCGGCCCGATGTGGTGCGCGCACTCAACTGGCCCGATACCGAGCTCTCCCGCTCGGAGTACTGGTCGCAGGACCGCCTCCACATGAACTCGGCCGGCCATCATCGCGTCGCCGCGCGCGTGGTCCACGCGCTCGGGTACGAACCCCCCGAGACCTGGTGGTCGCCGAGCGGGGAGTACGAACTCGGTCCTTCGGGGTTGGCGTATTACCGCGAGTTCGTCGGGCCGTGGGTCAAACGACGAGTGACACGCACCTCCTCCGGAGATGGTCGCGCGGCCAAGTACCCGACATGGGTGGAACGGACACCTGCGTGA
- a CDS encoding MFS transporter, producing MATNALPSRASLAARLDDLPFTRRHLRLVGGSGVGWALDAMDVGLISFILAALTQQWGLTKGEAGWIASVGFIGMALGATLGGLLADRYGRRQVFALTLLVYGIATGASSLVTGLAALLVLRFLVGLGLGAELPVASTYVSEFAPARIRGRLIVFLEAFWAIGWTAAALIGFFVIPTSDDGWRWAFAIGAIPALYALIVRWGLPESPRWLASRGRIAEAERIVIAFETDAGVEREPAIHKEPPSRAMAATTGARFAALWNAEFRVRTICLWLVWLCVNFAYYGAFIWIPSILVDAGFDLVRSFGFTLIITLAQLPGYAVAAWLIEVWGRRGTLSVFLTGATVSAVLFGTAVTEPAIIGAGMALSFFTLGAWGALYAVTPELYPTSLRGTGAGWAAGVGRVASIVAPLTVPVLLLAGGAPVLFAVFGACFLVAAAAAWGLTDRKGLALDDR from the coding sequence ATGGCCACCAACGCCCTGCCGAGCCGCGCGTCGCTCGCTGCCCGCCTGGACGATCTGCCATTCACCCGCCGTCACCTTCGCCTGGTCGGAGGATCCGGGGTCGGCTGGGCACTCGACGCGATGGATGTCGGGCTCATCTCGTTCATCCTGGCCGCCCTCACTCAGCAGTGGGGGCTCACGAAGGGTGAGGCGGGCTGGATCGCCTCGGTGGGGTTCATCGGGATGGCCCTGGGGGCGACGCTCGGCGGCCTCCTCGCCGATCGATACGGACGCCGTCAGGTGTTCGCACTGACGCTCCTCGTCTACGGCATCGCGACGGGCGCGAGCTCTCTGGTCACCGGGCTGGCAGCGCTGCTCGTGCTGCGCTTCCTTGTGGGCCTCGGGCTCGGCGCCGAGTTGCCGGTCGCCTCGACCTATGTCAGTGAATTCGCTCCTGCTCGCATCCGCGGACGTCTGATCGTCTTCCTGGAGGCGTTCTGGGCGATCGGATGGACGGCTGCCGCACTGATCGGGTTCTTCGTGATCCCCACGTCCGACGACGGCTGGCGGTGGGCGTTCGCGATCGGCGCGATCCCCGCGCTCTACGCATTGATCGTTCGGTGGGGGTTGCCCGAGTCACCGCGGTGGCTCGCATCGCGTGGACGGATCGCCGAGGCGGAGCGCATCGTCATCGCCTTCGAGACCGATGCCGGAGTCGAACGCGAGCCCGCGATCCACAAGGAGCCGCCGTCGCGCGCCATGGCCGCCACGACGGGCGCGCGCTTTGCGGCACTGTGGAATGCGGAGTTCCGCGTGCGCACGATCTGCCTCTGGCTCGTGTGGCTCTGCGTGAACTTCGCCTACTACGGAGCCTTCATCTGGATCCCGAGCATTCTCGTCGACGCGGGGTTCGACCTCGTCCGCTCCTTCGGCTTCACCCTGATCATCACGCTCGCGCAGTTGCCCGGCTACGCGGTGGCGGCATGGCTGATCGAGGTGTGGGGGAGAAGGGGAACGCTCTCGGTGTTCCTGACCGGTGCGACCGTGTCGGCCGTGCTGTTCGGCACCGCGGTGACGGAGCCGGCGATCATCGGCGCGGGCATGGCGCTGTCGTTCTTCACCCTCGGCGCCTGGGGCGCTCTGTACGCGGTGACGCCGGAGCTCTATCCCACGTCGCTGCGCGGAACGGGCGCCGGTTGGGCAGCCGGAGTCGGGCGGGTCGCCTCGATCGTCGCGCCCCTCACGGTGCCCGTGCTTCTTCTGGCCGGCGGTGCCCCCGTGCTGTTCGCGGTCTTCGGCGCGTGCTTCCTGGTCGCCGCGGCGGCGGCCTGGGGTCTCACGGACCGCAAGGGACTCGCGCTCGACGATCGATGA